Proteins encoded together in one Flavobacterium keumense window:
- a CDS encoding LTA synthase family protein yields MSSIKNLSPFYNLTLFYIIVSFILRIVLLFHPITQATFSWIDTLKIFSLGVVSDCLVFTVISGFLWLYLIFISNSKYLKPTGYIIFGLLVSLFLYVAFGNTILNEYGGALPEIGMVFIGLKTLLFGLLLFLPKYRHTIRFWLFSFVIFLFVTLILQNAISEFFFWNEFGVKYNFIAVNYLVYTNEVIGNIMQSYPVIPIFTTLFLVSGTITYFIVQHSKNYIESIPSFTEKIKISGVYLVMLALSLATIPYLAAKENSQNIFTNELQSNGIYKFYLAFIHSELDYFKFYKTIPTQEAYTTLKEQIPGITTESTSRPITAKGQENHKNVVLITIESYSADFMKVYGNENNITPFLDELATQSLQFTNLYAVGNRTVRGLEAVTLCFPPTAGESVVKRKDNKNKFSTGNIFNQKGYQVKYLYGGDAFFDNMEDFFSGNGYAIVDKKSLRPNEITFANVWGVCDEDMANKAIKVMNAEAQLGKPFFNHWMTVSNHRPFTYPNNKIDIPGDAKSRDGGVKYTDYALRKFFEMAKKQPWFQNTVFVIVADHCASSAGKTELPLDKYRIPALVYSPGFIAPQKYTQLMSQIDVMPTVMGLLNFNYQSKFYGQDVFQSDYKPRALIATYQDLGLIKDNVLTIISPKQQVKQFQLSLKPDQKTAPEFQLYYNQVLLKKERTDLVKETVSYYQTASDMLKKKKYQKN; encoded by the coding sequence ATGTCTTCAATTAAAAACTTATCTCCTTTTTATAATCTGACTTTATTTTATATCATCGTAAGTTTTATTTTAAGAATTGTATTGTTGTTTCATCCCATTACACAAGCAACTTTTTCATGGATAGATACACTAAAAATTTTTAGTCTAGGTGTTGTTTCTGATTGCTTAGTTTTTACAGTAATCAGTGGTTTTTTATGGTTGTATTTGATTTTTATTTCCAACTCAAAATACTTGAAACCAACAGGATACATCATTTTTGGATTACTGGTTAGTTTATTTTTATATGTTGCATTTGGTAATACCATTCTCAATGAATATGGAGGTGCTTTGCCTGAAATAGGAATGGTTTTTATTGGTCTAAAAACACTGCTTTTTGGATTGTTGTTATTTCTTCCAAAATATAGACATACCATTCGTTTTTGGTTGTTTTCATTTGTTATTTTTCTTTTTGTCACTTTGATTCTTCAAAATGCGATTAGTGAATTTTTCTTTTGGAATGAATTTGGAGTAAAATACAATTTTATTGCTGTGAATTATTTGGTTTACACCAATGAAGTAATTGGAAACATCATGCAGTCGTATCCTGTTATCCCAATCTTTACGACACTTTTTTTAGTATCTGGAACAATAACTTATTTCATTGTACAACATTCTAAAAACTATATTGAATCGATTCCTTCTTTTACCGAAAAAATCAAAATTTCAGGAGTATATTTGGTTATGTTAGCCCTTTCATTGGCTACAATTCCATATTTGGCTGCCAAAGAAAATTCTCAAAACATCTTTACCAATGAATTGCAGTCGAACGGAATCTATAAATTCTATTTGGCTTTTATTCATAGCGAATTGGATTATTTTAAATTTTACAAAACGATACCAACTCAAGAAGCCTATACTACTTTGAAAGAACAAATTCCAGGTATTACAACCGAATCTACTTCTAGACCAATTACCGCAAAAGGTCAAGAAAATCATAAAAATGTGGTACTGATTACAATTGAAAGCTACAGTGCTGATTTTATGAAAGTCTACGGAAACGAAAACAATATCACGCCGTTTTTAGATGAGTTAGCGACCCAAAGTTTACAATTTACAAATTTGTATGCTGTAGGAAATAGAACCGTTCGCGGACTAGAAGCGGTAACGCTTTGCTTTCCTCCTACGGCAGGTGAAAGTGTAGTAAAAAGAAAAGACAATAAGAATAAATTTTCGACAGGAAATATCTTCAACCAAAAAGGATATCAAGTAAAATACTTGTATGGTGGTGATGCTTTCTTTGATAATATGGAAGATTTTTTCTCTGGAAATGGGTATGCCATTGTCGATAAAAAATCATTACGCCCAAACGAAATTACCTTTGCTAATGTTTGGGGAGTTTGTGATGAAGATATGGCTAACAAAGCAATTAAAGTGATGAATGCCGAAGCACAATTGGGTAAGCCTTTCTTTAATCATTGGATGACGGTAAGTAATCATAGACCTTTTACGTATCCAAACAATAAAATCGATATTCCAGGCGATGCCAAGTCCAGAGACGGCGGAGTTAAATACACGGATTATGCTTTGAGAAAATTTTTTGAAATGGCAAAAAAACAGCCTTGGTTTCAAAATACGGTTTTTGTGATTGTGGCAGATCATTGCGCATCTAGTGCCGGAAAAACTGAATTGCCATTAGACAAATACAGAATTCCAGCTTTAGTATATAGTCCAGGCTTTATAGCTCCTCAAAAATACACTCAATTAATGTCTCAAATAGATGTAATGCCAACGGTAATGGGATTATTGAACTTCAACTACCAAAGTAAATTTTACGGACAAGATGTGTTCCAATCTGATTACAAACCAAGAGCTTTGATTGCAACCTACCAAGATTTAGGTTTGATAAAAGACAATGTATTAACAATTATTTCGCCAAAACAACAAGTCAAACAATTCCAATTAAGTTTGAAACCCGACCAAAAAACAGCTCCCGAGTTCCAACTCTATTATAACCAAGTATTGTTGAAAAAGGAAAGAACCGACTTAGTTAAAGAAACCGTTTCATATTACCAAACGGCTTCGGATATGCTAAAGAAAAAGAAATACCAAAAAAACTAA
- a CDS encoding zinc dependent phospholipase C family protein, with amino-acid sequence MKSNSLRTVAISIIATFVLFATISWGPFGHEHINKAAVLALPEPVRTFFYNHIDFVTQESTVPDLRKYTLRDNTEKPRHYIDLENYGAADTIPKTSELAKRKYDEKFLTSNGILPWYIQDVMVKLTKAFKDKRKTEILFLAADLGHYIGDAHMPLHTAVNHDGLLTNQKGIHALWEARIPEMFGKDYNFHTEEAKYITNVEATTWAIINDSHSLIAPLLLADKNLRESMANDKMYNLDSKGGIAKNKFNDLIHTDEYVKKYNQALNGMVEKQLKKAIVMTSSYWYTAWVNAGKPDLSSIDTPELTERNKPNLKADLLLWNQGKLFGLESEKDFD; translated from the coding sequence ATGAAATCAAATTCACTTAGGACAGTTGCCATCTCGATTATAGCAACTTTTGTACTATTTGCAACAATTTCTTGGGGACCTTTTGGCCATGAACACATTAATAAAGCGGCTGTTTTAGCGCTTCCAGAACCTGTACGTACATTTTTTTATAATCATATTGATTTTGTAACACAGGAATCGACAGTTCCAGATTTAAGAAAATATACATTGCGAGATAATACAGAAAAACCACGTCATTATATTGATTTAGAAAATTATGGTGCTGCCGATACAATTCCCAAAACTTCGGAATTAGCAAAGAGAAAATACGATGAAAAATTCTTAACCAGTAATGGTATTTTGCCTTGGTACATTCAAGATGTAATGGTAAAATTAACTAAAGCCTTTAAAGACAAACGTAAAACCGAAATTTTGTTTTTGGCAGCTGATTTAGGTCATTACATTGGAGATGCCCATATGCCTTTGCACACTGCGGTAAATCATGATGGTTTATTGACTAATCAAAAAGGGATTCACGCTTTATGGGAAGCGCGTATTCCAGAGATGTTTGGAAAAGACTATAATTTTCATACAGAAGAGGCAAAATATATTACTAATGTAGAAGCAACTACTTGGGCTATTATCAATGATTCTCATAGTTTGATTGCTCCATTATTGTTGGCTGATAAAAATTTAAGAGAGTCAATGGCTAATGATAAAATGTACAATTTGGATTCAAAAGGAGGTATAGCTAAAAACAAGTTTAATGATTTAATTCATACAGATGAATATGTAAAGAAATACAATCAGGCGTTGAATGGAATGGTTGAAAAACAATTAAAAAAAGCGATTGTAATGACGTCTAGTTATTGGTATACTGCATGGGTTAATGCAGGAAAACCTGATTTATCAAGTATAGATACACCAGAGTTGACAGAGCGAAATAAACCAAATTTAAAAGCAGATTTATTGCTTTGGAACCAAGGAAAATTATTTGGTTTAGAAAGTGAAAAAGATTTCGATTAA
- the fabG gene encoding 3-oxoacyl-[acyl-carrier-protein] reductase translates to MKLLEGKVAIITGASRGIGKGVAEVFAKHGANIAFTYSSSVESALALENELNAMGIKAKGYQSNAADFNEAQAFVDAVIEEFGTVDILINNAGITKDNLLMRMSEADYDQVIDVNLKSVFNMTKATQKTFLKQRSGSIINMSSVVGVKGNAGQANYAASKAGVIGFTKSIALELGSRNIRCNAIAPGFIETEMTAKLSPEVVQGWRDGIPLKRGGTTDDVANACLFFASDMSAFVTGQVLNVCGGMLT, encoded by the coding sequence ATGAAATTACTAGAAGGAAAGGTAGCCATTATTACTGGTGCCAGCCGTGGAATCGGTAAAGGAGTAGCTGAAGTGTTTGCAAAACACGGTGCTAATATTGCATTTACGTATAGCTCATCTGTTGAATCGGCTTTGGCTTTAGAAAATGAATTGAATGCTATGGGAATTAAAGCCAAAGGATATCAATCTAATGCTGCTGATTTTAATGAAGCACAGGCTTTCGTAGATGCGGTTATTGAAGAGTTTGGAACCGTTGATATTTTAATTAATAATGCCGGAATTACTAAGGATAATTTATTAATGCGTATGTCTGAAGCTGATTATGATCAAGTAATTGATGTGAATTTGAAATCGGTTTTCAATATGACAAAAGCTACTCAAAAAACTTTTTTGAAACAGCGTTCTGGTTCTATCATCAACATGAGTAGTGTGGTAGGAGTGAAGGGGAATGCAGGTCAAGCCAATTATGCTGCATCTAAAGCAGGAGTGATTGGGTTTACCAAATCAATTGCTTTAGAATTAGGATCAAGAAACATTCGTTGTAATGCTATTGCGCCAGGTTTTATTGAAACTGAAATGACAGCTAAATTAAGTCCGGAAGTAGTGCAAGGATGGAGAGATGGAATTCCATTAAAACGTGGTGGAACCACTGATGATGTAGCTAATGCGTGCCTTTTCTTTGCTTCAGACATGAGTGCTTTTGTGACGGGTCAAGTACTTAATGTTTGTGGCGGAATGCTAACATAA